The window gaagctctggtttgcaagaagcttataccaaagcttgtcccaattcggacaaaaattttaccacaccatgtttgtgacagcctggattttgccttctctctttttccggacttgaTTTGCCCTTGCCTTGGATTTGCATTTTtggaatcaattcaaatggacttatCACTTGGGCAtgcccttgactttcacccatGTGACCCATCTACCTCTCATTCAATCTCATTTATCTGTAAAACCCCAAATGGCccaatgaatatttttcttaaaagaaaaatattcaattTCTCTTCTGAAACTCATTTCAGAAACTtttgctccaaagcaaccctcatttttaTTGCTCCACAAATCTTGAGATAATTCCTGAATATTCTTTGAACCTTGGCCCACCTCCccgagcaaaaatattgcatgactttttgtaatatttttgctacagaaaatcatttCTCTTCTGGCCCAAAAATGCACTTTGTACAACAAGTGTATTTTTCCTTGATCCAATTGAGCTGGTTTTTCTTGAGCCTCATTACCCTCCTAAGTAAACCTTAACCCCAGGAgatcagccctaatggccttctagaagccctccaaacttggcgaccaagtttttgaccagaaacttgccagcaAGCTTGAGTCACATTTGGTCGGCCTCGCAGTGAGTTCTCAACTTCCCTAGACCTAACACTCCAGGGACTATAgcccagacaaggtttggccgaGCGTGGGCGTCGTTTTGaccatgccagcttggtgaccgAGTGTGGACACATGCTCTGGCATGCGTTCAACGCGCTCTGTGTCACGCCAGTGCCTCTGTTCGGCGCGTGCTCGAGCCAGAGCTCGCCGACGACTGCCGCGCTGTGCCACAAGCCTCAACTTATCACCCTTGACctctccctggcgctcgccgacgccggagacaCCGCAGCGACCACGGGCACGTCGCGGCCAAAAGCCACAGTGCGCCCGTGCCCCTATCTTCTTCTTCCCCTGCTTCATGTGCTCGTCCGCGAGCGCGGACAGCTCACGCGTGATCGCTGAGCTCTTCCCCCCTCTCACTGGCGCTGTTCGTCGTCGATCGCTGGCTTCCAGAGAGCTCCGACGGTGCCACGTATCCCCCTCCTACTCCAGCTATATATATAGAGCCCCTCCCTCCGCCCCGAAGCCTCACGCACCTCTCGACCACCACGACCACGTAGCATAGCcgcagcccggccgggcaggcctctggccgccgTCCACGAccagagctcgccggcgatccccgcaGCCCATCCACCCTGCTGCAGAGCCCCTCGAGCTCAACCAACCCCTCAGGAGCATCATTGGAGGTCCACTGGTGTCGCCTGGAAGCAGTAGAGCCCCTGGAGTCACccctcgccgtcgccttcttcctctccGGCAAGTCCCGACCGCCACCGCCGCTTGTGAGCTCGATTGCAAGCAGCTCTGGTCATCCCCCGACGAGCCACGGGTACAGGCAGGTGCGCCGTGACCCCCTCCCCGTTTCTATCCCTCTGGTTTCGCCCAAGAACCACTCctcgccggcgtgagctccggcggagcaccgCCGTGTTCTGtttcctctctccccctctctctcctgactggtggggcccgttgtcagcctctccactcgcacccgaagcggtacgagtggaggcgtattCTGCCTTTACGCCATCGACGTCATCCCCCCAGGTTTTCTGTTTAattcaaataaattcaaaaattTGACCAGTGATAACTTTTAGCCTagaagtccaaatgagttgattctttttgcattctCTTTGTTTCAGagagctctagcagcacaccaaagtGTGGAATTTTCCTTgttgtctagaatttctggtgattttcagattGGTTCTTGATATTTTGTTTTGTGGTTTTTAAATATTTTCAGAGGGAGAGACTTGTCTTGAAgataaccaggaggagtgtgaacctcctctgcactaaggcaagccacaccaacatttggatggtgtcatttcaatatctatgattttcctACTTAATATGAGctctttttcatgcatttaaaatttgCTAAATAAATATGGTTTAATGCTAGTTACTTTGTCATGCTTGAAATGCTTGCTTAAGTTACTGGCTGAATGTATGGAACTAGTTTGGTCAAGTAGAATAAAGTTTAACTTAATGATATTGCTTTTATAAATAATGATAGTTCTTTTTGCTAAATGGGATGTTCATATAAATTATGAGTTAATCAAGATAATGCATGGTAATAACTAGTGAGGTCGAATCAGTAAAGTTTAATGATGAGTAAGTGCAAGAAAGTCATAATGATTTGGTTGATCCGTTGTTGTGAGTTGCATGCTTTGCATATCGAATAGTTGCCTGATCATGGCATCGTATGACTTGGAGTAGTTTTTATTTTCAAGTTAACCTGACAATAACCCAACTTGAATATAGCGTTGATCAAGTCATGGTGCCATTGAATCGGGTTCTCCTCAGTACGACACATTTACCTTTATGGGGGGTCTTGAGTCGGTCCTTtatcgtgcctctcgccggtgcctccaacgagggaaggttatgggcgtgcggtaccctggctcggtaagcagacataaccttgtgtgctcgtttgtttttatggtaccttgtccatgtttgggaccgtttttgccacgacggtggccattGATGCCTTTGATAGGCACGGGGCTACCCATGACTTAGCCCTGggagggagttggtcggagtggccgggggaGTGTCATGGCAaggggagggtttcgtcggaacgccgttggtccacctgaatgggagtgcgaggccatgggttctgtggtgtgggtaaagtgcgctacctctacagagtgtattcaatatatcgatagccgcgtccttgGTTATGGACACAACTCAggagtaggtcacaccatggatcaacatttataattaatcttgcacaCTAAGTATTATTTTTGGCACTGGCTTGGTGATGATTTGTGGGATCATGTGATGATCGTGAGTGGTTGGCTTCAGTTGTGATCCGGGTATGATCACCGTtcggttacgaggtaacccgtctggtaagcgagtctgAGGGACTCAGTGCACATGTTGGTTTCACCACATCAGTAGCATTACTCATTGCATTAACCTGAAtaattgtcatgatattgtttgtcattgtgcttatgtttgttgtgagcttgcaagtacattcaatgtactgacctagcaTGTCATGCCAGATTTTAGGCAAGTCGTATCGTATCGGAGAGCTTCCCGTGTCTAGACcatgtccacgtcggtgtccctgtgccatGGAGTTCCACTTCGTCGTCATTCCACTACCGCGTAGTTCatgtgatcgaggccccttcatgttcattaaataatatacatactgttcagccgcaccgtgtgtgccgatTGGCATCAATAAAGCGGTCGTTTCTATACCATGTTGTtatgtgttgccagaagacttgatctctgggctggcaatgcaaggtaaactgGGTGCTCTGAACCGGGGTGCCAcaatgttggtgccatgtcatgacaccatgccaagtttcatgattttcaggcgtgttttggatttacaggaattaaaagaCCGAATTTCCCaatctttccagccgagccacgacacccagatgtttgaatttcattcccatttcttgcatgggacctagaaattcagccaaggatacacatgtgatttttcaaccaactttggtgcacttgagcatgtgcttgtagttcaaatttgaattatgcacattaaatgcctagaaattcaattaatgtataaaaaaggcccaacgagcccggaataattccaaaatttagcacaatacttctatttggtctaatctactcgtgtaaaaaattaaggcgggagaaggcagtgtatgtcgtttcgcacacggaggtgacacgttccctctcggaaccacgagccttcttgagagaagctctagtttgcaagaagcttataccaaagcttgtcccaattaggccaaaaaaattaccacaccatgttggtgccatgtcatgacaccatgccaagtttcatgattttcaggcatgttttggatttagaGGAATTAAAAAATCAAGCCTCTCAATCTTTCCGACCGAGCAACGACGcatagatgtttgaatttcatttccatttcttgcatgggacctaaaaattcacccattgacacaaatgtgatttttcaaccaactttggtgcactggagcatctgcttgtagttcaaatttgaattatgcacattaaatgcccagaaattcaattaatgtataaaaaaggtcaaacaaacctggaataattccaaaatttagcacgatacttctatttggtctaatctgcctgtgtaaaaaaattaaggcgggagaagacAGTGTaagtatgtcatttcgcacacgaaggtgacacgttccctctcagaaggacgagccttcttgagggaagctccggtttgcaagaagcttgtaccaaagcttgccccaattcggccaaaaaaattaccacagcatgttggtgccatgtcatgacaccatgccaagtttcatgactttcagccgtgttttggatttacatgaattaaaaaaccaagtttcttaatctttcggccgagccacgacgcccagatgtttgaatttcatccccatttcttgcatgcgaccacccaaggacacacatgtgaaccaactttggtgcattagagcatgtgcttgtagttcaaatttgaattatgcacattaaatgaccagaagcttatacccaaaaaCTTGTCCAAAtgtggccaatttttttaccacagcatgttggtgccatgaaatgacaccatgccaagtttcatgattttcaggctaGTTTTGAATTtccaggaatttaaaaaccaagtttctcaatgttctcggccaagccacgacgcccagatgtttgaatttcattcccatttcttgcatgggacctataaattcacccaaagacacatgtgatttttcaacaaattttggtgcactggagcatgtgcttgtagttcaaatttgaattatgcacattaaatacctagaaactcaattaatgcataaaagttgccaaacgaacccggaataattctaaatttaaacacgacactcatgtagttgcatgttcactgtacataAATGTTCTAGCATACACTTcgccatcctttccctccgtaacaccatttggtctttcaaaacataatgaaaaaaccAGGTATACCACAAATAGTTTACttgaaagaatcgtgtgggatgcgatataaaatatcttggcgcaccgtcttgtctggcttacgcaggaagcttcgtcctctacagtccaccgcccccaGTTGAACCACACTTGCATGCCAGTTTCTCGCAGCACCGAGCGACATTTTTCTGCCACTGCGgaatctatctccccgccccctccctcccaccaaaagccacatttccactgttcctccttgctttccaagttcaaaccttcactgctgcttactggcagctcagcctcctcgccggcgacccttcttcttgtagTGCCGCttcctcgccggctacccttcttcttgcagcgccgcctcctcctcggcgacccttcttcttgcagcgcctcctcctctcctgcgacccttcttcttgctgcgcggcctccttgccgccgacccttcttcttgctgcgcggcctcgtcgatatggtcaggtaatccacaccccacccacaccatgcTCCTCCTTCCCCGTCCCACATGGCCCGACCGACgacgcgacaccttccaccgaaatcactgtccccctcctccaattaagcgccgcccacaaccattttgcacgcagtataacgtggaggtagcatctggcagcggagaagcaaatcacggccgcacACGCGCACGAGGTTGCTATGGCTACCATGCGtgccgaccgccagatcttggaggagcatctcatcttcgaggccaccgtcggcaccgccacgcggttgtctactttaaaacagatttcgtgatgttttctcgaggccaccgccagtgccttctagtgatttggcctctgtaatgttaatatgcaatctgatgttcagttaacagtttgatcctctgaaatgtaatgttcagttaacagtttggtcctctgaaatgtaatgttcagttaacattttggtccaacaattgctacatttcgtattattgttctcaagcattctttatTTTGTTAACtatcttatcttctagtacatgtttctattctgcaatgtcgtgctcagttaactgttttggttcatttggtctgctgtccatttaactgtttggttcaattctgcaatttgattttcatttgccgtgggtacaattttgtattgttatgcatgtgaaataaatcgaatttggctgtactcaatacatattctaatgatagtatggcaactctcagttaacctgatcaagatcttccttatgtgtgttgcagggaaacaatgggagacactgcggtttaccatcgaggtatgctcatgcatggtcctttcgctaatagcacattattgtgcagttgcaggaatcattctaatatttaggtttcttataatttgttcttgcacatgtaggtcctactgtcaaaggcttagacccactgttcgacccattttgcatatggggaaatgagatgtccatgaatatcagtcgagtcaagaaactcagaaataTTGTTacgatgaagaaacttgcgacgaataacaacaagatctttgtttgcacaatgaagaagacatcagtcaactataggatggtactaactcttttaccttgtttttaccccttgcaccatttcaaaatttataacagcgatttatgcatatctttgttttcagtacttttcaaggcagttcaccgatgattacctctcaaaccacccgcatggtcaagaggcgaggaaggtattcattcaacacccacggtacaatattgaagtatTCCTGAAGAGGACAAAGGTTGGgtgggcaattatccatagccactggcctaaagttgcaaggacattgaACATCACtaaaggctcaatatttgccttccgcttctggagtttcccagatgagattcatctgtctatttacctgtatgatgctactttccaaaggttttcgatgttgcatgtgaaacttggtgttgttgtgcaatggcgtaactgagtgacGAAGCTACCtcatgtaattcgattatgaaatcctggttgccgttatacggatatgaaatatctggtgtgttttataagaaatatcaatttgattactacatggattatcaataataggctaattaccctgcttattggggttttctattgcatacggttactcagacaacaccgtgggcgatgaactagAACAACCCACACGGTtcctagaaagtaggcgtgttcgatcaattaacaatcacacacgacttccGGTAGAAAAtggtttgcgttaggccaccttgcacaaacgtttccacacaaaaaactgtgtgtgatatacatacgaacataaatgtttttctgggattcgccgtgtgggatgtacatacgaatggaaacgatTGGGTCTCGATGCCTCACCAGagcgcacacgagctcattttgtgTGCTAGGAGGTCCTATCCCCGATGGTTCCAAgcgccgtcgcggaaaggggttaaaaacgtTTGTATTGCAAGTCTCTGCACCAGTGTTTAAGCTGATGTGTACTACTTGTTGTGTGCCAAATGTGTGCCAAATAGTTGTGTAATGAGATGGTACCTGAGTACCGTTTGTGTGTGAAATGCTCATGCTACTTCTATCCAGCTCCTCTTCTGTGTAACTGATGTTACCATTAATTAGCCTTTTGAAAGCAATGTGACATTGCTAAAAGAACTGACAATAGAAATTGTACAATATCATCATTTCCACAGCTTGCAAACACCTTTCAACTTAATTCACAGTGAGCAAGCATACTGAACATTCCAACTTAATTAACAGTGAGCCAATTCCATCATTTCACCCAAAAGAAATGTGACAAACCAAACTTAGCACTAAATGTTCATGCAACTAATAAAGCATGTTTAACTCCAGGTCTGCAAACAACAACAGTTACAGTGAGCAAGCATACTGAACATTCCAGGTCTGCAAACAACAACAACAGTTACATGTTTAACTCCTGAGTTCATCAAACATGCTAACATTCCTTGTAGATCTCCTCCTTCTCTGACTAGTACTAGCTCCAGGTGTTCTGCTGGCTTGTTTTGGAGGCCTTCTCCCTTAGGCTATTGTGTAGCATGGTTTTGTGAAGCTTGCTGTGAGGTTTGTGTTTGAGTTGCTTGCTGTGAAGTTTGGGCCCCTCCCCCCTGTAgcagtttctttttcttttgccacTCTTTCAGATGTCCTTGGACGATTTTCCTACAAAACAAATAGAAAGGCATACTAATTATTAGTTGTTTCACATAGTTGAAATTTCTCAAAGACAAAAGAAACTTGAAATTTCAAGAAGAAATCTTCAAGAAGAAACAACTAGAAAAATCATTTACACACTTTTGTTTCCCTTTTCCTCTTCTTATTCGTGTACTTTCCTTTGTTGGGGTTTGTATTGCATTTCCTCATGTTATGCCCAGGTTGCCCACATAGACTACACTTGATCTTTGTCCCAATCTTAGATAGTTTGTGTGCATGTTTAGGAGGCTCATCACTTCCCCTCCTTCTCTCTGTCCTAGGCCTCCCAGGCATTTGCACATAGTCAGGAACTAAAGGCCTTGGTCTGTCAGCTATTGGCCAGCTAGGCATGCCCTCCATTGGCATCATGCAGTGTTCATAGGTCCTGTTGTAGGCCTCAATGTTGTAGCAAGGTCCAATAAGTGATTCAATGTCATCAAGACCACATTGTGAAGCTGCAAGAGCATGAACACATGGAATTCCTGATAATTGCCAATATCTACAAGAATATGTCCTTGCTTGCATGTTAACTTTGCCTGCATGCTGTCCTAATTTCACCTCATATCCATCTTTCCCATTCCATATTGTCTCACACTTCTCAGTTAGTTGTATCAACTTGTTCACCGTTTTGAAGATTTTTGGACAAATTGTTCCATTCCATTTAACAAGCATAGCTCTGTTCACTTGAATCCTTACTGTCACCTTTGCTCTAATTGCTTCAAACATGCTGATAATAGGAAGTCCTCTGTATTCTACTATCCAGTTGTTAAAGCTTTCACACATATTGTTGTCTACTGAATCACAACATGATCCTTCTCTGAACCATGCTCTACACCAATGCTCTAGCCTTGACTGCGTCATATCTTTTGCTCCATTTGGTGTGATCTGAGCAAGCTTTGCTCTATTTAAGTTGAATTGTACTCTGTTTGAGGATTTTGCACAAACCCAAAATCTCTTCTGGTATGATTGATCCCTATGCCTTTTCTTCCAGTTAGCATAAATGTGCCTAGCACAATTTCTATGTTCAGCATTTGGTACAACCTTGGAGATAGCATTGATAATACCTTTCTGCTGATCTGATATGAACACCCATCCTTCACATTGATTTGCAATATCCAAGTCTTTATTTAACAATGCCATAAACTAGAACTAGGAGTCCTTATTTTCTACTTCAACAGCAGCCCAAGCAATGGGATACATTTGCCCATTTGCATCTCTTCCAAGAGCACACAATAGTTCTCCACTTTGAGCCCCCTTAAAGAACCAACCATCCAATCCCACAACTTTCCTGCACCCTTCTATGAAACCTCTCTTGCAGACCTGAAAGCATACATACAACCTCTGAAAAACTGGGGTAGTTTCTTTTGGATTAAGCACTACTGCAACAGTGCTGCCTGGATTGCTCCTCATTATTTCTAGCTGGTAATCAAACACCCTAGCATATTCTTCATGCATTGCTTCTCTAACTCTGTTTCTGACTATTGCTTTTCCTTTCTTTATCCTGTAAACATGCACATCTGCAAACATCTCCAACCTGACAGTGGCCTTAATAGATTTCACTTTCCAGCCTGGATTAGCCTTCATGATTCTCTCATACTTATCTGCAATTCTAGGGGCAGTTACCAACCTGTTGTCTCTCCTCTGTGGgcatacactactgcaggatgctgctaacgcgacactacgaccagagacccttcgagaaactgtgtgcgatgcaataatcgcaaaaggtgttgtatgaaaaccgtcagaaatgatgcaaaacatttgcgatgaatgatacatcaaacacggttcagattatagttgcgtgtgcgatgaggggcatacggttgatctgtacgaactgtttgcgatgagacataacaacagaaacgggcagccagatcaaggtgtgtgcgatatacggcatacagttcactccgatgaaccgtttgcgatgagtgaggtgaacacaaacgattctgcgtaacaagatgtgtgtgatacccgacaaacaggtcggtaatcagaattgtgtgcgatcattatagacagcccatacggtctttttttgtgaattgtgtgctcgtcagggcacacagttcaacaaaccaacccgttggcgataatgtagaagatctctgtcgaatacatattactaaccgtctatgatgagattgacaggataaacagagatatatacagtctgcttaatttagtccttcttcttcttgttgttcctgttggatggccccgcgacatcgtcttggcgaggacgcttcttgccgctgaccgttggcttttcatcgccgccgccgccgtcatcaTCGTTGCTGTCATCGTTgtcctcctcctcgttcgaccgttcctcctcatcatcatcgtcgtcctcttcttcgtcctccgacggctcctcgtccgtctagttgtcgtctgacgactccgAAGGCAgcgtcccttccatgaaccggatataatcgaggtctgggctcgacgccggactca is drawn from Aegilops tauschii subsp. strangulata cultivar AL8/78 chromosome 1, Aet v6.0, whole genome shotgun sequence and contains these coding sequences:
- the LOC141031356 gene encoding LOW QUALITY PROTEIN: uncharacterized protein (The sequence of the model RefSeq protein was modified relative to this genomic sequence to represent the inferred CDS: substituted 2 bases at 2 genomic stop codons); protein product: MASLALMLMLTLTLMLLQALAHVPVLCQDIGAGLSPSHRTYVLLLRPPVDASSEDDHRWWQESFLQTPLTGSDEPRLIHTYIDVFTGFATRLTEADLVLVSKRKEIVRAFPNQLWRPTTTHTPEFLGLDRGTGLWRDTSYGKGVIIGVVDTGIYAAHPSFDDSGIPPPPSKWKGSCSHGQRHMIDGLRRLDTDANVHFMDRWTGQGSESGEEKEQNDVSNEEEDRAQENTDSDWEDEHENCSIEEDLEHESGEEKEQNDVPLVDAAQDEISDECEDLDWFPRDEDSSGEDDEAEELRKHAKEVLGKLRLKLPLDEEKEVKEITTQIIPVDEMDEGNDTPYMDSNEEYNYDEDGHGNSIRMKSRFPRFDSKAAIPIFSLDMTFRRRGQFKRAVVKYGLAIKRHISFVKDEAGRIRAKCSWPKCPWLIYAAKRSSNEWFQVITLSDVSVCPQRRDNRLVTAPRIADKYERIMKANPGWKVKSIKATVRLEMFADVHVYRIKKGKAIVRNRVREAMHEEYARVFDYQLEIMRSNPGSTVAVVLNPKETTPVFQRLYVCFQVCKRGFIEGCRKVVGLDGWFFKGAQSGELLCALGRDANGQMYPIAWAAVEVENKDSXFXFMALLNKDLDIANQCEGWVFISDQQKGIINAISKVVPNAEHRNCARHIYANWKKRHRDQSYQKRFWVCAKSSNRVQFNLNRAKLAQITPNGAKDMTQSRLEHWCRAWFREGSCCDSVDNNMCESFNNWIVEYRGLPIISMFEAIRAKVTVRIQVNRAMLVKWNGTICPKIFKTVNKLIQLTEKCETIWNGKDGYEVKLGQHAGKVNMQARTYSCRYWQLSGIPCVHALAASQCGLDDIESLIGPCYNIEAYNRTYEHCMMPMEGMPSWPIADRPRPLVPDYVQMPGRPRTERRRGSDEPPKHAHKLSKIGTKIKCSLCGQPGHNMRKCNTNPNKGKYTNKKRKRETKVCK